Proteins encoded within one genomic window of Jiangella mangrovi:
- a CDS encoding penicillin acylase family protein, producing MTRRRLAAGLAVLAGLVVLALVASASVGVWSVRRAYPEYDGTAEIPRLSAGVEVIRDENGIPHIYADTPEDLFRAQAYVHAQDRFWQMDFRRHVTSGRLSELFGEDQVETDAFVRTLGWTQVARAELPLISPEGRRYFDAYADGVNAWLDQTDGGERGLAYTLLGLTGGDDAPSRWTPVDSLSWLKAMAWDLRGNMQDEISRSLLAASGLPVDRVEQLWPDSPAGLAPPIVPDEYVSPRLPEALTGTDGAPVPLPPEAVDAIEQAADGLDAAPVTFGDGDGVGSNSWVVGGDLTESGAPLLANDPHLAPSIPSIWYQVGLHCREVGPACPFDVVGYSFAGLPGVIIGHNQDVAWGFTNLSPDVTDLYLEQIRGNSYRVGDDWLPLEVREETIRVAGGDDVTITVRSTRHGPLLSERDDDIEDIGADAEVEGEPPPGGSSDDGYEVALRWTALDPGRTADAIFALNRATDWDSFRSAAALFDVPSQNLVYADTEGNIGYQAPGRVPVRTTYDGRYPVPGWTGQYEWAGYIPFAAMPSVLNPMQGYVVTANQPVTSDRYPFLLTADFDPGHRAGRINDLIAAAAGDGDPLDAADMAAIQMDAHSDAADILVPYLLELEAPQGYYGDGLRLLRDWDRSMSPDSSATAYFNAVWRNLLELTFHDDLPEDEWPDGGGRWFEVMRHLLQHPDDPFWDDVTSEGGTETRDIVLVEAARDARDEMTMEQGKDASKWEWGRLHALELTEQTFGTSGIGLVEWMFNRGPVEVGGGGSIVLANAWDAAEGYETVWSPSMRMIVDLDDLDASRWIDLTGISGHPFHDNYEDQTELWRDGETLPMRWDEDGIREAGEHTFTFEPPEPTD from the coding sequence GTGACTCGTCGCCGCCTCGCCGCTGGGCTCGCCGTCCTGGCGGGTCTGGTCGTGCTGGCGCTCGTCGCCTCGGCCTCCGTCGGCGTCTGGTCGGTGCGCCGCGCGTACCCGGAGTACGACGGCACGGCCGAGATCCCGCGGCTGTCGGCGGGCGTCGAGGTCATCCGCGACGAGAACGGCATCCCGCACATCTATGCCGACACCCCCGAGGACCTGTTCCGGGCCCAGGCGTACGTGCACGCGCAGGACCGGTTCTGGCAGATGGACTTCCGCCGCCACGTCACGTCGGGCCGGCTGTCGGAGCTGTTCGGCGAGGACCAGGTCGAGACCGACGCGTTCGTGCGGACCCTCGGCTGGACCCAGGTCGCGCGCGCCGAGCTGCCGCTGATCAGCCCCGAGGGCCGCCGCTACTTCGACGCGTACGCCGACGGCGTCAACGCCTGGCTGGACCAGACCGACGGCGGCGAGCGCGGCCTGGCGTACACCCTGCTCGGGCTGACCGGCGGCGACGACGCACCCAGCCGCTGGACGCCGGTCGACTCGCTGAGCTGGCTCAAGGCCATGGCGTGGGACCTGCGCGGCAACATGCAGGACGAGATCAGCCGGTCGCTGCTCGCCGCGAGCGGGCTGCCGGTCGACCGCGTCGAGCAGCTCTGGCCGGACTCGCCGGCCGGGCTGGCGCCGCCCATCGTCCCCGACGAGTACGTGTCGCCGCGGCTGCCCGAGGCGCTGACCGGCACCGACGGCGCCCCCGTCCCGCTGCCGCCCGAGGCCGTGGACGCCATCGAGCAGGCCGCCGACGGGCTCGACGCGGCACCGGTGACGTTCGGCGACGGCGACGGCGTCGGCTCCAACTCGTGGGTGGTCGGCGGCGACCTCACCGAGTCCGGCGCACCGCTGCTGGCCAACGACCCGCACCTGGCGCCGTCGATCCCGTCCATCTGGTACCAGGTCGGGCTGCACTGCCGCGAGGTCGGGCCGGCCTGCCCGTTCGACGTGGTCGGCTACTCGTTCGCGGGGCTGCCGGGCGTCATCATCGGGCACAACCAGGACGTCGCGTGGGGGTTCACCAACCTCAGCCCCGACGTCACCGACCTCTACCTCGAGCAGATCCGCGGCAACTCCTACCGCGTCGGCGACGACTGGCTGCCGCTCGAGGTCCGCGAAGAGACCATCCGGGTGGCCGGCGGCGACGACGTCACCATCACCGTCCGCAGCACCCGCCACGGGCCGCTGCTGTCCGAGCGCGACGACGACATCGAGGACATCGGCGCGGACGCCGAGGTCGAGGGCGAGCCGCCGCCGGGCGGCAGCTCCGACGACGGGTACGAGGTCGCCCTGCGCTGGACCGCGCTCGACCCCGGCCGCACGGCCGACGCGATCTTCGCACTGAACCGGGCCACCGACTGGGACTCGTTCCGCTCGGCCGCCGCACTGTTCGACGTGCCGTCGCAGAACCTCGTCTACGCCGACACCGAGGGCAACATCGGCTACCAGGCCCCGGGCCGCGTGCCCGTGCGCACCACGTACGACGGTCGCTACCCCGTTCCGGGCTGGACCGGGCAGTACGAGTGGGCCGGCTACATCCCGTTCGCCGCCATGCCCAGCGTCCTGAACCCGATGCAGGGCTATGTCGTGACGGCGAACCAGCCGGTCACCAGCGACCGCTACCCGTTCCTGCTGACCGCCGACTTCGACCCCGGCCACCGTGCCGGGCGCATCAACGACCTGATCGCCGCGGCAGCCGGCGACGGCGACCCGCTCGACGCCGCGGACATGGCCGCGATCCAGATGGACGCGCACAGCGACGCCGCCGACATCCTGGTGCCGTACCTGCTCGAACTCGAGGCGCCGCAGGGCTACTACGGCGACGGGTTGCGGCTGCTGCGCGACTGGGACCGGTCGATGTCGCCGGACTCCTCCGCGACCGCCTACTTCAACGCCGTCTGGCGCAACCTGCTCGAGCTGACCTTCCACGACGACCTGCCCGAGGACGAGTGGCCCGACGGCGGCGGGCGCTGGTTCGAGGTCATGCGGCACCTGCTGCAGCACCCGGACGACCCGTTCTGGGACGACGTCACGAGCGAGGGCGGCACCGAGACGCGCGACATCGTCCTGGTCGAGGCCGCCCGCGACGCCCGCGACGAGATGACCATGGAGCAGGGCAAGGACGCCTCGAAGTGGGAGTGGGGCCGGCTGCACGCCCTGGAGCTGACGGAGCAGACGTTCGGCACGTCCGGCATCGGGCTGGTCGAGTGGATGTTCAACCGCGGGCCGGTCGAGGTCGGCGGCGGCGGGTCCATCGTGCTGGCCAACGCCTGGGACGCCGCCGAGGGCTACGAGACGGTCTGGTCGCCGTCCATGCGCATGATCGTCGACCTCGACGACCTCGACGCGTCGCGCTGGATCGACCTCACCGGCATCAGCGGCCACCCGTTCCACGACAACTACGAGGACCAGACCGAGCTCTGGCGCGACGGCGAGACGCTGCCGATGCGCTGGGACGAGGACGGCATCCGCGAGGCCGGCGAGCACACCTTCACCTTCGAGCCGCCCGAGCCGACCGACTGA
- a CDS encoding 5-formyltetrahydrofolate cyclo-ligase — protein sequence MTTTVREAKRALRERILARRSEFDATALAAAGQGLRDVVLALPELARAHTVALYVSVGREPGTGPLIEALSDDGVEVLLPVLLPDGDLDWAAYTGPRGLVTAARGLLEPDGDRLGPAAVASASALLVPGLAVDRHGHRLGRGGGSYDRVLARQLAVSPPVFTCVLLHDGEVLDIPIPREPHDVPVDAAATPSGAQRLR from the coding sequence GTGACGACGACGGTGCGCGAGGCCAAACGGGCGCTGCGCGAGCGCATCCTCGCCCGCCGCTCCGAGTTCGACGCGACGGCGCTCGCGGCGGCCGGACAGGGCCTGCGCGACGTCGTCCTGGCCCTTCCAGAGCTGGCCAGAGCGCACACCGTCGCCCTCTACGTGTCGGTGGGCCGCGAGCCCGGCACCGGCCCGCTCATCGAGGCGCTCAGCGACGACGGCGTCGAAGTGCTGCTGCCGGTGCTGCTGCCCGACGGCGACCTCGACTGGGCCGCGTACACCGGACCACGTGGTCTGGTCACGGCCGCGCGCGGGCTGCTGGAGCCCGACGGCGACCGCTTGGGTCCCGCGGCGGTGGCGTCGGCGTCGGCGCTCCTGGTGCCGGGACTGGCGGTCGACCGGCACGGTCACCGGCTGGGGCGCGGCGGCGGGTCGTACGACCGCGTGCTGGCCCGCCAGCTCGCGGTGTCGCCACCGGTGTTCACCTGCGTCCTGCTGCACGACGGCGAGGTGCTCGACATCCCGATCCCCCGCGAGCCGCACGACGTCCCCGTCGACGCCGCCGCCACCCCCAGTGGAGCCCAGCGGCTGCGCTGA
- a CDS encoding CBS domain-containing protein, translated as MRVAEIMTSATITDSTTGTLRSAAELMWKQQTGSLVIVDGDTIAGIITERDVLRAVGRGADPDQEPIADVMTRDVITAEPDTHVRDAARLMAQHWIRHLPIVDDGRLAGILSQRDVIGVFAALWYENGVPEIDVDNLVRERRLARIEAGDLD; from the coding sequence GTGCGCGTCGCCGAGATCATGACCAGTGCCACCATCACCGACTCGACCACGGGAACGCTGCGCAGCGCCGCGGAGTTGATGTGGAAGCAGCAGACGGGGTCGCTGGTCATCGTCGACGGCGACACCATCGCCGGCATCATCACCGAGCGCGACGTCCTGCGAGCGGTCGGCCGTGGGGCCGACCCCGACCAGGAGCCGATCGCCGACGTCATGACCCGCGACGTCATCACGGCCGAGCCCGACACGCACGTGCGTGACGCGGCGCGGCTCATGGCGCAGCACTGGATCCGCCACCTGCCCATCGTCGACGACGGGCGGCTGGCCGGCATCCTCAGCCAGCGCGACGTCATCGGCGTCTTCGCGGCGCTCTGGTACGAGAACGGCGTGCCCGAGATCGACGTCGACAACCTGGTCCGCGAGCGCCGGCTGGCCCGCATCGAAGCGGGCGACCTGGACTGA
- a CDS encoding SAF domain-containing protein — translation MDDPRSALRHLIRTAGWHRRLLAGGLAAAAVAFAIEAASPAPPDTVDVVVAAHDLPGGTVLSAADLATVGLPASAVPAGVVDAASAPGALLAAPVRAGEPITDRRILGPGLLDGWDAAGDVVAAPVRVADAGAATYLRPGDRIDLLATSLDGVASTSVVAADVPVLALPSAAGSTLAEGALVLVAASPAQAADLAAAAVAARLSFTVGVP, via the coding sequence ATGGACGACCCCCGCTCCGCCCTGCGACACCTCATTCGCACCGCCGGCTGGCATCGCCGCCTGCTGGCCGGCGGGCTGGCCGCTGCCGCCGTCGCGTTCGCCATCGAGGCCGCGTCGCCCGCCCCGCCGGACACGGTCGACGTGGTCGTGGCGGCCCACGACCTGCCCGGCGGCACGGTGCTGAGCGCCGCCGACCTCGCAACGGTGGGACTTCCGGCGTCCGCCGTCCCGGCCGGAGTCGTCGACGCGGCGTCGGCGCCTGGCGCGTTGCTCGCCGCGCCCGTGCGAGCGGGCGAGCCGATCACCGACCGCCGCATCCTCGGACCGGGACTGCTCGACGGCTGGGACGCGGCCGGGGACGTGGTCGCCGCGCCGGTGCGCGTGGCCGACGCCGGAGCCGCGACCTACCTCCGTCCGGGCGACCGCATCGACCTGTTGGCGACGTCGCTGGACGGCGTCGCGAGCACGTCCGTCGTGGCGGCGGACGTGCCGGTGCTGGCGCTGCCGTCGGCCGCCGGCTCCACGCTCGCCGAGGGCGCCCTCGTCCTCGTCGCCGCCAGCCCGGCCCAGGCCGCCGACCTCGCCGCTGCCGCCGTCGCCGCGCGCCTGTCGTTCACCGTCGGTGTGCCCTGA
- the moaC gene encoding cyclic pyranopterin monophosphate synthase MoaC: MVDVSAKDVTVRTATASGRVLVSPAVVAALRGGEVPKGDALAVARLAGIMGAKKTPDLIPLCHPLALHGVDVSLTVLDDAVGVVAVVRTADRTGVEMEALTAVATAALTVVDMVKSIDKGAVITDIRIEEKTGGKSGTWRRP, translated from the coding sequence ATGGTCGATGTGTCGGCCAAGGACGTGACGGTCCGGACGGCGACGGCGTCGGGCCGCGTGCTGGTGTCGCCGGCTGTCGTCGCGGCGTTGCGAGGCGGTGAGGTGCCGAAGGGCGACGCGCTCGCCGTCGCGCGGCTGGCCGGCATCATGGGCGCGAAGAAGACGCCCGACCTCATCCCGCTGTGTCATCCGCTGGCGCTGCACGGGGTGGACGTGTCGCTGACGGTGCTGGATGACGCCGTGGGTGTGGTTGCTGTCGTTCGGACCGCCGACCGGACCGGCGTCGAGATGGAGGCGCTGACCGCCGTCGCGACCGCAGCGCTCACCGTCGTCGACATGGTGAAGTCGATCGACAAGGGCGCGGTCATCACCGACATCCGCATCGAGGAGAAGACCGGCGGCAAGTCCGGGACCTGGCGGCGACCATGA
- a CDS encoding GNAT family N-acetyltransferase: MRSRSTRLGWPVELHEGPVGLRPLHARDLRVWSEVRQRSEAWLRPWEATPPPPADPYTMSFRQMVRLHSAQARADESLPWAVTYHGRLAGQLNVSNIIWGSARMGTIGYWLDVDLAGHGIMPTAVALGVDYCFFVAGLHRLEVNIRPENRASLRVVEKLGFREEGLRPKLLHIDGEWRDHRSFALTAEEVPEGLLRRWRSSRLAP; encoded by the coding sequence GTGAGGTCGCGGTCCACCAGGCTCGGCTGGCCGGTCGAGCTGCACGAGGGCCCCGTCGGGCTGCGGCCGCTGCATGCGCGCGACCTGCGAGTCTGGTCCGAGGTGCGCCAGCGCAGCGAGGCCTGGCTGCGGCCGTGGGAGGCGACGCCCCCGCCGCCGGCCGATCCGTACACGATGTCGTTCCGGCAGATGGTCCGGCTGCACTCCGCCCAGGCCCGCGCCGACGAGTCGCTGCCGTGGGCCGTCACGTACCACGGGCGGCTGGCCGGGCAGCTCAACGTCTCGAACATCATCTGGGGCTCGGCCCGCATGGGGACGATCGGCTACTGGCTCGACGTCGACCTCGCCGGCCACGGCATCATGCCCACTGCCGTCGCGCTGGGCGTCGACTACTGCTTCTTCGTCGCCGGCCTGCACCGGCTCGAGGTCAACATCCGGCCCGAGAACCGCGCCTCCCTGCGGGTCGTCGAGAAGCTCGGCTTCCGTGAGGAAGGATTGCGGCCGAAGCTCCTGCACATCGACGGTGAGTGGCGCGACCACCGCTCGTTCGCGCTGACCGCCGAAGAGGTCCCCGAAGGACTCCTGCGACGGTGGCGTTCGTCGCGTCTGGCCCCCTGA
- the glp gene encoding molybdotransferase-like divisome protein Glp — protein sequence MKRVADHLSDILAAVRPLSELDFQLLDAHGCVLTEDVIAPWSLPQFDNTAMDGYAVRADDVASATADEPVSLPVVLDIPAGDTRVNAIGPGLAARIMTGAPMPAGADAVVPVEETDAGTARVRIMTAAKPGAHIRRAGGDVHEGDVVMGAGTYLGAAQIGLLAAVGRDRVVVRPRPRVVIISTGSELVEPGYPLTTGQISDSNSFTLTAAAREAGAVAYRIPPIPDDKDRLLGLIEDQLIRADMVITTGGVSAGAYDIVKEVLSQLGTVKFDSVAMQPGKPQGFGTIGDDRTPIFALPGNPVSAFVSFEVFVRPAIRKMLGSPRLHRASVKAVLQERLRSPEGRRQFARARVQTATDGTHQVRPIGAQHSHLMGDLAYANALIVVPEHITEVAAGQVVDTVLLERRRE from the coding sequence GTGAAGCGTGTCGCCGACCATCTGTCCGACATCCTCGCGGCGGTCCGGCCGCTGAGCGAGCTGGACTTCCAGCTGCTCGACGCGCACGGGTGCGTGCTGACCGAGGACGTCATCGCGCCCTGGTCGCTGCCGCAGTTCGACAACACCGCCATGGACGGCTACGCGGTGCGCGCCGACGACGTCGCGTCGGCGACGGCGGACGAGCCGGTCTCGCTGCCGGTCGTCCTCGACATCCCGGCCGGCGACACCCGGGTCAACGCCATCGGCCCGGGGCTGGCGGCGCGCATCATGACCGGCGCCCCCATGCCGGCCGGGGCCGACGCCGTCGTGCCGGTCGAAGAGACCGACGCCGGCACCGCGCGCGTGCGCATCATGACAGCGGCGAAGCCCGGCGCGCACATCCGCCGGGCCGGCGGCGACGTGCACGAGGGTGACGTCGTCATGGGCGCGGGCACCTACCTGGGTGCGGCGCAGATCGGCCTGCTGGCCGCCGTCGGGCGCGACCGCGTCGTCGTCCGGCCGCGGCCGCGCGTCGTCATCATCTCCACCGGCAGCGAGCTGGTCGAGCCCGGCTACCCCCTGACCACGGGGCAGATCTCCGACTCCAACTCGTTCACGCTGACCGCTGCCGCGCGCGAGGCCGGCGCCGTCGCGTACCGCATCCCGCCCATCCCCGACGACAAGGACCGCCTGCTCGGCCTCATCGAGGACCAGCTGATCCGGGCCGACATGGTCATCACCACGGGCGGGGTCAGCGCGGGCGCCTACGACATCGTCAAAGAGGTCCTCTCGCAGCTCGGCACGGTCAAGTTCGACAGCGTCGCCATGCAGCCGGGCAAGCCGCAGGGCTTCGGCACCATCGGCGACGACCGCACGCCGATCTTCGCGCTGCCCGGCAACCCGGTCAGCGCGTTCGTGTCGTTCGAGGTGTTCGTGCGCCCGGCCATCCGCAAGATGCTCGGCTCGCCGCGGCTGCACCGCGCCAGCGTCAAGGCCGTCCTGCAAGAGCGGCTGCGCTCGCCCGAGGGGCGGCGGCAGTTCGCACGGGCGCGGGTGCAGACGGCGACCGACGGGACGCATCAGGTGCGGCCCATCGGGGCGCAGCACTCGCACCTCATGGGCGACCTCGCCTACGCCAACGCGCTGATCGTCGTGCCCGAGCACATCACCGAGGTCGCGGCGGGCCAGGTGGTCGACACCGTCCTGCTGGAACGGCGGCGAGAGTGA
- the galU gene encoding UTP--glucose-1-phosphate uridylyltransferase GalU yields the protein MTPAQTEQGGPAGAVTKVVIPVAGLGTRFLPATKATPKEMLPVVDKPAIQYVVEEAVSAGLSDVLLVTGRNKDAIENHFDRAWELERALEQKGDQERLRRVMKSQILGDIHYVRQGDPRGLGHAVLCGALHVGDQPFAVMLGDDLIDPRDPLLPHMLDVQKRYGGSVIALIEVDPSQAHLYGCASVEPAEDDVVRVTDLVEKPEPGTAPSNLAIIGRYVLHPAVFDVLKSTEPGRGGEIQLTDALKTLAGMPAEDGGGVHAVVFRGRRYDTGDRLDYLRTTVSLASERSDLGKDFRAFLREFVAQLPPEVKDD from the coding sequence ATGACTCCAGCGCAGACGGAACAGGGCGGACCGGCCGGTGCGGTGACGAAGGTGGTCATCCCGGTCGCGGGCCTGGGCACCAGGTTCCTGCCGGCCACCAAGGCCACGCCGAAGGAGATGCTGCCGGTCGTCGACAAGCCGGCCATCCAGTACGTCGTCGAAGAGGCCGTCTCGGCGGGGCTCTCCGACGTACTCCTGGTCACCGGGCGCAACAAGGACGCCATCGAGAACCACTTCGACCGCGCCTGGGAGCTCGAGCGCGCGCTGGAACAGAAGGGCGACCAGGAGCGGCTGCGGCGGGTCATGAAGTCGCAGATCCTGGGCGACATCCACTACGTCCGCCAGGGCGACCCGCGCGGCCTCGGGCACGCGGTCCTGTGCGGCGCGCTGCACGTCGGCGACCAGCCGTTCGCCGTCATGCTCGGCGACGACCTCATCGACCCGCGCGACCCGCTCCTGCCGCACATGCTCGACGTGCAGAAGCGCTACGGCGGCAGCGTCATCGCGCTCATCGAGGTCGACCCGTCCCAGGCCCACCTGTACGGCTGCGCCTCCGTCGAGCCGGCCGAGGACGACGTCGTGCGCGTCACCGACCTCGTAGAGAAGCCCGAGCCGGGCACCGCGCCGAGCAACCTCGCCATCATCGGGCGCTACGTGCTGCACCCCGCCGTCTTCGACGTGCTGAAGAGCACCGAGCCGGGGCGGGGCGGCGAGATCCAGCTCACCGACGCCCTCAAGACGCTGGCCGGCATGCCCGCCGAGGACGGCGGCGGCGTGCACGCCGTCGTGTTCCGCGGCCGCCGCTACGACACCGGCGACCGCCTCGACTACTTGCGCACCACGGTCAGCCTGGCCAGCGAGCGCAGCGATCTGGGCAAGGACTTCCGGGCGTTCCTGCGCGAGTTCGTTGCGCAGCTTCCGCCCGAGGTTAAGGATGACTAG
- a CDS encoding FmdB family zinc ribbon protein, producing MPTYQYVCTDCGEPLEAVQKFSDDALTECPVCGGRLRKVFSAVGVVFKGSGFYRNDSRATSSSSTPASSSSKESSSSSSDSGSKKSGDSSSKKDSSSTSSSSSSGSKASSPAA from the coding sequence GTGCCCACGTACCAATATGTCTGCACTGACTGCGGCGAGCCGCTCGAGGCGGTGCAGAAGTTCAGCGACGACGCCCTGACCGAGTGCCCGGTGTGCGGCGGCCGCCTGCGCAAGGTGTTCTCCGCCGTCGGCGTGGTGTTCAAGGGCTCCGGCTTCTACCGCAACGACAGCCGCGCCACGTCGTCCTCCAGCACCCCGGCGAGCAGCAGCTCCAAGGAGTCCTCGTCCAGCTCGTCCGACTCCGGCAGCAAGAAGAGCGGCGACTCGTCCTCGAAGAAGGACTCCTCGTCGACGTCCTCGAGCTCGTCGTCCGGCTCGAAGGCCTCGTCTCCCGCCGCCTGA
- the mscL gene encoding large conductance mechanosensitive channel protein MscL, whose product MLKGFRDFISRGNVVDLAVAVVIGAAFTQIVNAIVNGLINPLIAAIFGEPNLAAVGNFTINEADFSFGLVLAAVFNFLCVAAAIYFLIITPINKLREMRASEPEAAEESVPPEDIILLREIRDSLRDRV is encoded by the coding sequence ATGCTCAAGGGCTTCAGAGACTTCATCAGCAGGGGCAACGTCGTCGATCTGGCGGTTGCCGTGGTCATCGGCGCCGCGTTCACCCAGATCGTCAACGCGATCGTCAACGGGCTCATCAACCCGCTGATCGCGGCGATCTTCGGCGAGCCGAACCTGGCCGCCGTCGGCAACTTCACCATCAACGAGGCCGACTTCTCGTTCGGCCTCGTCCTCGCGGCGGTCTTCAACTTCCTGTGCGTCGCCGCGGCGATCTACTTCCTCATCATCACGCCCATCAACAAGCTGCGCGAGATGCGCGCGAGCGAGCCGGAGGCGGCCGAGGAGTCCGTGCCGCCGGAGGACATCATCCTGCTCCGCGAGATCCGCGACTCCCTGCGCGACCGCGTCTGA
- a CDS encoding MogA/MoaB family molybdenum cofactor biosynthesis protein, with translation MRALVVTVSTRAATGVYEDRGGPLIVAALSSAGFSVSGPVVVPDGAPVEAALRSGVADGYDVVVTTGGTGLSPTDFTPEMTRRVVEVEVPGIAEAIRAYGVAQGVPTAALSRGIAGRAGRTLIVNLPGSPGGVRDGLAVLVPVLGHAVDQLRGGDHVGSGGAS, from the coding sequence ATGAGAGCACTGGTCGTGACGGTGTCGACGCGCGCGGCCACGGGGGTGTACGAGGACCGCGGCGGGCCGTTGATCGTCGCGGCGTTGTCGTCTGCGGGGTTCTCCGTTTCGGGCCCAGTCGTGGTGCCGGATGGTGCTCCCGTCGAGGCGGCGTTGCGGTCCGGGGTCGCCGACGGCTATGACGTCGTCGTGACCACCGGCGGCACCGGGCTCAGCCCCACCGACTTCACGCCCGAGATGACCCGCCGCGTGGTCGAGGTCGAGGTGCCAGGCATCGCCGAGGCCATCCGCGCGTACGGGGTCGCGCAGGGGGTGCCGACGGCGGCATTGTCGCGTGGGATAGCGGGCCGGGCCGGTCGGACGCTCATCGTCAACCTCCCCGGATCGCCTGGCGGAGTGCGCGACGGCCTCGCCGTTCTGGTTCCGGTGCTGGGGCACGCGGTGGACCAGCTGCGCGGGGGAGACCACGTGGGTTCGGGAGGTGCGTCGTGA